One window from the genome of Pseudanabaenaceae cyanobacterium SKYG29 encodes:
- a CDS encoding adenylosuccinate synthase — protein MANVIVIGTQWGDEGKGKITDLLSRSADVIVRYQGGINAGHTVVVNDQVFKLHLIPSGILYPNKDCIIAGGTVVDPQTLLEEIDRLHDLGISTERLYVAETAHVTMPYHRLIDQAVEQQRAKHRIGTTGRGIGPTYADKSERIGVRVLDLLDREAGAEQIRWAVEHKNLVLERLYGLPPLDAEAIVAQYLAYGERLRPHVVDASLKISEAIRKRRNILFEGAQGTLLDLDHGTYPYVTSSNPIAGGACIGAGVGPTMIDRIIGVAKAYVTRVGEGPFPTELHDHIGEYLCQRGAEYGTTTGRKRRCGWFDGVIGRYAVRINGLDCLAITKLDVLDELPEIKVCIAYEIEGKVVRDFPSNSRAFAKATPIYETLPGWRTSTQHCRSLSELPREARDYLKFLADLMEIPIAIVSLGANRGQTIIIEDPIHGPKRGLLSL, from the coding sequence TTGGCAAACGTAATTGTAATCGGTACCCAGTGGGGGGACGAAGGGAAGGGAAAAATCACGGATTTATTGAGCCGCTCGGCGGATGTGATTGTGCGCTATCAGGGTGGCATCAACGCAGGGCATACAGTAGTAGTCAATGATCAAGTCTTCAAGCTACACTTAATCCCTTCGGGCATTCTCTACCCCAACAAGGACTGTATCATTGCCGGCGGGACGGTGGTCGACCCCCAAACTCTCCTGGAGGAAATCGATCGTTTGCACGACCTAGGAATTTCTACTGAGCGGTTGTATGTGGCCGAAACTGCCCATGTGACAATGCCTTACCACCGCTTGATCGACCAGGCAGTGGAGCAGCAGCGGGCAAAACACCGCATTGGTACGACGGGAAGGGGGATTGGTCCTACCTATGCGGATAAGTCGGAAAGGATTGGAGTAAGGGTTTTAGATTTACTCGATCGGGAAGCGGGGGCAGAACAAATCCGCTGGGCAGTGGAGCACAAAAATTTAGTCCTGGAGCGGTTGTATGGGTTACCACCCCTTGATGCGGAAGCGATCGTGGCGCAGTACTTGGCATACGGCGAGCGGCTCCGTCCCCATGTGGTGGATGCTTCCCTCAAAATCAGTGAAGCGATCAGGAAGCGGCGCAACATCCTGTTTGAAGGGGCGCAGGGTACTTTACTGGATTTGGACCACGGCACTTATCCCTATGTCACCTCCTCTAATCCCATTGCGGGGGGAGCTTGTATTGGCGCGGGGGTAGGGCCCACAATGATTGACCGTATTATTGGTGTAGCCAAGGCTTATGTCACCCGTGTGGGGGAGGGACCCTTCCCGACGGAGCTCCATGACCACATAGGTGAATATCTCTGCCAGCGGGGCGCAGAATACGGTACAACAACAGGGAGAAAGCGACGCTGTGGCTGGTTTGATGGGGTTATTGGACGTTACGCCGTGCGCATCAACGGCTTGGACTGTCTGGCCATCACCAAACTGGATGTCCTAGACGAGCTACCAGAAATAAAGGTCTGTATTGCCTACGAAATTGAGGGCAAGGTAGTACGGGACTTCCCCAGCAACAGCCGTGCCTTTGCCAAAGCTACACCCATCTACGAGACCCTACCCGGCTGGCGCACCTCCACCCAACATTGTCGTTCCCTCAGTGAACTGCCCAGGGAAGCGCGGGACTACCTCAAATTTTTGGCAGACCTGATGGAAATCCCCATCGCTATTGTCTCCCTGGGAGCAAATCGGGGTCAGACAATCATTATCGAAGACCCTATTCACGGACCAAAGCGGGGACTACTTAGCTTGTAG
- the raiA gene encoding ribosome-associated translation inhibitor RaiA — translation MKLVIQGKNIDITDAIRDYVRQKIDRAVSHYQALTHEVDVNLSVARNPRISASQAAEVTVYANGTVIRAEEKSDNLYASIDLVADKIARKLRKFKEKKSSKTPEKTSIAVEHLQLPAPTTNGKGPVLPPPVIRNKFFAMPPMSVEEALEQLELVDHDFYVFRNKATGEINVIYERNHGGYGLIQPRQVATS, via the coding sequence ATGAAATTAGTGATTCAGGGCAAAAACATTGACATTACTGATGCCATTCGCGACTATGTCCGTCAAAAGATCGACCGGGCAGTCAGCCACTATCAAGCCCTTACCCACGAAGTCGATGTCAATTTGTCGGTAGCGCGCAACCCCCGCATCAGTGCCAGCCAGGCAGCAGAAGTGACAGTGTACGCCAATGGTACAGTCATTCGGGCGGAAGAAAAGAGCGATAACCTCTATGCCAGTATCGACCTGGTAGCGGATAAAATTGCCCGTAAGCTGCGCAAGTTCAAGGAAAAGAAGAGTAGCAAGACTCCTGAAAAAACCTCGATCGCAGTGGAACATCTGCAGCTGCCTGCTCCCACCACTAATGGCAAAGGGCCTGTGTTACCACCCCCAGTCATTCGCAATAAGTTTTTCGCTATGCCCCCTATGTCCGTAGAAGAGGCATTAGAGCAACTGGAGTTGGTAGATCACGATTTCTATGTCTTCCGCAACAAAGCCACGGGTGAGATCAATGTCATTTACGAACGCAATCACGGTGGCTATGGTCTAATCCAGCCGCGGCAAGTAGCTACAAGCTAA
- a CDS encoding glucose-6-phosphate isomerase, which yields MWQRYKEWLYYHPQLDFYVDISRVRFTPEFVNEMEVQFERAFAEMKALEAGEIANPDEGRMVGHYWLRAPELAPTPRIRQDIEGTVQRVLSFAQDVHNGLISPPNPALTHFTDVIWIGIGGSALGPQFVSQALAPLRPPLRFHFIDNTDPDGIDRLLAQLGERLQTTLTIVTSKSGSTPETANGMKEVRHAYAQMGLEFPPYAVAVTMEASKLDLQARQEGWLDTFPMYDWIGGRTSEMSAVGLLAAALEGIDVLGLLEGAKVMDSATRVPNLRHNPAALLTMAWYWETKGKGEKDMVILPYKDRLVLLSRYLQQLVMESLGKAKDRQGQVVEQGIAVYGNKGTTDQHAYVQQLRDGVNNFFATFIEVLTDRPPREVDNPAPEVEPGIYSGDYLMGALLGTRKALYDNNRDSITITIGDVTPKTVGALIALYERAVGFYASLVNINAYDQPGVEAGKKEAQRVLQLQTQLLEVLAKENRPMTLEELASKTGGDIEAIYHIVRHLDANFRINLEGNTGKPDTLLISPLQES from the coding sequence ATGTGGCAAAGATATAAAGAGTGGCTCTACTACCATCCGCAGCTGGATTTTTATGTAGACATCAGTCGGGTAAGGTTTACGCCTGAGTTTGTCAATGAAATGGAAGTTCAGTTTGAGAGGGCATTTGCGGAGATGAAAGCCCTGGAGGCAGGGGAGATTGCCAATCCCGATGAAGGCAGGATGGTCGGACATTATTGGCTGCGCGCGCCAGAGTTAGCTCCTACACCCCGTATCCGCCAGGACATAGAAGGGACGGTGCAACGAGTCCTCAGCTTTGCCCAGGATGTGCACAATGGCTTGATTTCCCCCCCTAACCCAGCCCTGACCCACTTTACCGATGTGATTTGGATTGGTATTGGCGGTTCCGCCTTGGGACCCCAGTTTGTTTCCCAGGCCCTGGCACCCCTCCGCCCCCCCCTGCGCTTCCACTTTATCGATAACACTGACCCCGACGGCATCGATCGGTTACTGGCCCAACTAGGAGAGCGACTGCAGACAACTCTGACGATCGTGACTTCTAAATCCGGCAGTACGCCTGAAACCGCCAATGGGATGAAGGAAGTGCGCCATGCCTACGCCCAGATGGGTTTGGAGTTTCCCCCCTATGCAGTAGCGGTGACGATGGAAGCCAGCAAGTTAGATTTACAGGCACGGCAGGAGGGCTGGTTGGATACCTTCCCTATGTATGACTGGATTGGGGGTCGCACTTCCGAGATGTCAGCGGTGGGTTTGCTAGCAGCAGCTTTAGAGGGAATTGATGTGCTGGGATTACTGGAAGGGGCAAAGGTGATGGACAGTGCCACCCGTGTGCCCAATTTACGCCACAATCCCGCGGCTCTGTTGACAATGGCTTGGTACTGGGAGACCAAGGGTAAGGGGGAAAAGGATATGGTGATCTTGCCCTACAAAGACCGCCTGGTACTCCTCAGTCGTTATCTGCAGCAGCTAGTGATGGAATCCCTGGGGAAAGCCAAAGACCGCCAAGGGCAAGTAGTGGAACAGGGCATCGCTGTCTATGGTAACAAAGGAACGACCGACCAACATGCCTACGTGCAACAACTGCGGGACGGTGTCAACAACTTCTTTGCCACGTTTATTGAGGTCTTGACCGATCGTCCCCCCCGCGAAGTTGACAACCCTGCTCCCGAAGTAGAACCAGGCATTTACAGCGGGGATTACCTGATGGGGGCACTCCTAGGCACGCGGAAAGCACTCTATGACAACAACAGGGATTCTATTACGATCACGATCGGGGATGTCACGCCTAAAACCGTGGGTGCCCTGATTGCTCTCTACGAAAGGGCAGTGGGGTTCTATGCCAGTCTGGTCAACATCAATGCCTACGACCAACCGGGGGTAGAAGCAGGGAAAAAAGAGGCACAGCGAGTACTACAATTGCAAACCCAGCTACTAGAAGTCTTGGCTAAAGAGAATCGCCCTATGACCCTAGAGGAACTCGCTAGCAAAACGGGCGGAGACATTGAAGCAATTTATCACATTGTGCGCCACCTAGACGCTAACTTCCGCATTAACCTGGAGGGGAACACTGGTAAACCCGATACTCTGTTAATTTCGCCCTTACAAGAAAGCTAA
- a CDS encoding glycosyltransferase family 9 protein has protein sequence MMRVLALVPGGIGDQLLFFPTLASLKGKYPQATIDVVVEPRSVGAYRLTTLVDKVWEFDFKDRNSLADWGNLLGNVREQEYAAVMSLGKSWAVGFFLWLTGIPKRIAFADGSNFWLTDPIPLKTEQYAAEMYHDLLQGFGIKAPCPPIKIQVPQSDLEWAEAEQQRLGIKESGYILLHGGSSELAVKKGIAKIYPPQQWAAVLQQVRERVNLPIVVLQGPEDGEFVSKLQNLVEVKVTSPSDLGKTAGMVAAANLLLCTDSAPMHLGVAVGTALVALFGPTDPKKLLPPLAKYKFVQSGTGNIADIDPQTIVECVLGT, from the coding sequence ATGATGCGTGTCCTTGCTCTGGTACCCGGTGGCATTGGTGACCAACTCCTGTTCTTTCCCACCCTGGCAAGCCTAAAAGGGAAATACCCCCAAGCCACGATCGATGTGGTGGTGGAACCCCGATCGGTGGGAGCCTATCGCCTCACAACCCTGGTGGACAAGGTTTGGGAATTTGACTTCAAAGACCGCAACAGCCTGGCGGACTGGGGCAACCTCCTAGGCAATGTGCGGGAGCAGGAATACGCCGCGGTGATGTCTTTGGGTAAGAGCTGGGCAGTGGGTTTCTTCCTCTGGTTGACGGGCATTCCCAAGCGTATAGCCTTTGCTGACGGCAGTAATTTTTGGCTAACTGACCCGATTCCCCTCAAGACGGAGCAGTATGCAGCGGAGATGTACCATGACCTACTGCAAGGTTTTGGTATAAAAGCCCCATGCCCCCCCATCAAAATTCAAGTCCCCCAGAGTGACCTAGAGTGGGCAGAGGCAGAGCAGCAGCGCCTAGGTATCAAGGAGAGTGGCTATATCCTCCTCCACGGCGGGTCAAGTGAACTGGCAGTGAAAAAGGGCATCGCCAAAATCTATCCCCCCCAGCAATGGGCAGCGGTATTGCAGCAGGTGCGGGAGCGGGTAAATCTACCGATCGTGGTGTTACAGGGACCGGAGGATGGGGAGTTTGTCAGCAAACTGCAGAATCTTGTTGAAGTGAAAGTGACTAGTCCCAGCGACCTTGGCAAAACAGCGGGGATGGTAGCGGCGGCAAATTTACTACTTTGTACGGACAGTGCGCCTATGCACCTGGGAGTAGCCGTGGGCACAGCTCTAGTAGCGTTGTTTGGACCGACTGACCCCAAGAAATTGTTACCCCCCCTTGCCAAGTACAAGTTTGTGCAGTCAGGGACGGGGAATATTGCCGATATTGACCCTCAAACAATTGTTGAGTGCGTCTTGGGTACCTAG
- a CDS encoding geranylgeranyl reductase family protein, producing the protein MVECIVVGAGPAGGSAAYHLAKRGREVLVLEKEALPRYKPCGGGVSPAVQKWFDFDFSPAIANKISQIRYTWQMGDEFLAPLDGTEAVWMVRREVFDYFLLQQAQKAGAQLQTQTTVTGLTWHNDRWTVHTERGDFQALYLVGADGAKGTMAKLLGFRERKRRMGAALEVEVPLSEPDRLAAHFDFGSVVNGYLWNFPKADGYSIGAGTFRGTEEKQNLKDIAETYARTFGVDISKIKKYGHPLCLWDGHQKLHTQNALLAGEAACVVDPFTAEGIRPALLTGMLAAVAIDRALAGDSQALAEYSQKVQTEWGEDMFWAQKLAAIFYRVPGIAYRIGVKRPVSTRRMGQILCGQLRYRDVAMAAIKRLTAGLMGN; encoded by the coding sequence ATGGTGGAATGTATTGTGGTGGGGGCGGGACCGGCGGGGGGGTCGGCAGCCTACCATCTAGCAAAACGGGGGCGGGAAGTACTGGTATTAGAAAAAGAAGCCCTACCTCGCTACAAGCCCTGTGGAGGAGGGGTATCCCCTGCCGTGCAAAAATGGTTTGACTTTGACTTCAGCCCCGCCATAGCCAACAAAATTAGCCAAATTCGCTACACCTGGCAGATGGGAGATGAGTTTCTGGCTCCCCTCGATGGCACGGAAGCAGTGTGGATGGTACGGCGGGAGGTGTTTGACTACTTTTTGCTGCAGCAAGCACAAAAGGCGGGAGCCCAACTGCAGACCCAGACCACCGTGACAGGATTGACCTGGCACAATGACCGCTGGACGGTACATACAGAACGGGGAGATTTCCAAGCCCTCTACCTCGTGGGGGCGGACGGAGCCAAGGGGACAATGGCCAAGTTGCTGGGGTTCAGGGAGCGCAAACGACGCATGGGCGCGGCATTGGAAGTGGAAGTGCCTTTGAGTGAACCAGACCGTCTGGCCGCTCACTTTGACTTTGGTTCCGTAGTCAACGGCTATCTGTGGAATTTCCCCAAGGCGGACGGTTATTCCATTGGCGCGGGCACTTTTCGAGGAACAGAAGAAAAACAGAACCTAAAAGACATTGCTGAAACCTATGCCCGTACCTTTGGTGTAGACATTAGCAAAATCAAGAAATATGGACATCCCCTCTGTCTCTGGGACGGACATCAGAAGCTACACACCCAGAATGCCCTATTAGCGGGGGAAGCTGCCTGTGTAGTTGACCCCTTTACCGCTGAGGGTATCAGACCTGCCCTTTTAACGGGAATGTTGGCAGCGGTAGCCATCGATCGTGCTTTAGCGGGAGACAGCCAAGCCCTGGCTGAATACAGTCAAAAAGTGCAGACAGAGTGGGGAGAAGACATGTTTTGGGCACAGAAACTGGCAGCGATTTTCTACAGGGTACCAGGGATTGCCTATCGCATTGGGGTCAAACGTCCTGTCTCCACACGGCGCATGGGACAAATTCTCTGTGGGCAACTGCGCTATCGGGATGTGGCAATGGCAGCAATCAAACGGCTGACCGCAGGACTGATGGGGAATTAA
- the mfd gene encoding transcription-repair coupling factor produces the protein MPLTSVLRTIVRSPFLEELNDKLQTRQQLELCGLNRIGKGLISTALAEGKNLLLVTSTIEEAGRWSVQLEMMGWSSVFLYPTSDALPYEPYVPDVEIMWGQMEVLTDLLYQEHKRAIVCTDRALQIHLPSSRELQAKTIVLQAGQEYSLTAFCEQLAELGYERTTLVETEGQWSRRGDIIDVFPVMNELPVRLDWFGDQLERIREFDPASQRTLDPLDKVILAPVHFDRILGTYSQAIHPQASASLLDYLPADTIVTIDEPNHCQAHCQSWYEAAVKIAPPDAPLHRSFPEILTRISDRFPIIYLSELETENYINIPCRPLPIVPHQFGNLAKLLREYRQQNCQITIISAQPSRAVSLLQEHDCPAQFVPNPKDYNTIEKLHQSRTPVGIKYAGTAEIQGFHCPLFRLVIVTDREFFGQHTLGTVSYVRKRRRAVSQQVDLNKLAPGDYVVHRQHGIGKFLKLEKLTINKETREYIVIQYEDGLLRVAADQVACLSRYRGLKDEPPPINKLGSKAWANATAKAKKAIRKLAFDLLELYAKRSEQKGFAFPPDSPWQQEMEDSFPYQPTPDQLKATQDVKKDMESERPMDRLICGDVGFGKTEVAVRAIFKAVVAGKQVAMLVPTTILAQQHYHTLKERFAPYPINVALLNRFRSASERKEIIAKLKTGEIDIVVGTHQLLSKEVSYKNLGLLVIDEEQRFGVAQKEKIKTLKTEVDVLTLSATPIPRTLYMALSGVREMSLILTPPPNRRSIKTHLLRYDPDVIRSAIRQELDRGGQVFYVVPRVEGIEEVSAKIREMIPGVRIAIAHGQMPEAELELTMLTFNSGEADVLVCTTIVESGLDIPRVNTIIIEDAHRFGLAQLYQLRGRVGRAGVQAHAWLLYPAQGELTPAAQERLRAIQEFTQLGSGYQLALRDMEIRGAGNLLGAEQSGQMDTIGFDLYMTLLQEAIAEIRGSKITAVDDTQIDLPITAFIPNEYIPDNEQKLSAYRAIAAANSRKELQQIALEWQDRYGKIPNPVEQLFKVMELKQITKKLGFYRIKLENKQNVILETKMEEPAWRTIWEQIPAHLQSRFVFQPGKVIVRGLGVLPVDKQIQNLIEWLEGVEVS, from the coding sequence ATGCCTTTGACCTCTGTGCTGCGTACTATTGTTCGCTCTCCTTTTCTGGAAGAACTAAATGACAAGCTGCAAACCCGTCAGCAATTGGAATTATGCGGGTTAAATCGGATAGGAAAGGGATTAATTAGTACTGCTTTAGCAGAAGGCAAGAACCTTTTACTAGTCACCTCTACGATAGAAGAAGCTGGTCGTTGGTCGGTACAGTTAGAGATGATGGGGTGGTCTTCTGTCTTTCTCTATCCCACCTCTGACGCTCTACCCTACGAACCCTACGTTCCCGATGTGGAGATCATGTGGGGACAGATGGAAGTTTTAACCGATTTACTCTACCAAGAACACAAGCGGGCAATAGTTTGTACCGATCGGGCTTTACAGATTCATCTTCCCAGTAGCAGGGAATTACAAGCAAAAACGATCGTTTTACAAGCAGGACAGGAATACAGTCTGACGGCATTTTGTGAACAGTTGGCAGAATTAGGATATGAGCGGACAACTTTGGTGGAAACAGAAGGGCAATGGAGTCGGCGTGGTGACATCATTGATGTTTTCCCTGTGATGAACGAGTTACCAGTCCGTCTGGATTGGTTTGGTGACCAGCTAGAACGCATCCGCGAGTTTGACCCTGCCAGCCAAAGAACCCTTGACCCGCTAGATAAGGTTATTTTAGCACCTGTACATTTCGATCGCATCCTTGGTACCTACAGCCAAGCCATTCATCCCCAAGCCAGTGCCTCTTTATTGGATTATCTGCCTGCAGACACAATTGTTACTATTGATGAACCTAATCATTGCCAAGCCCACTGTCAAAGTTGGTACGAAGCAGCGGTAAAAATTGCTCCCCCTGATGCACCTTTACATCGGTCTTTCCCTGAGATTTTAACCAGAATTAGCGATCGTTTTCCCATCATTTATCTGTCGGAATTAGAAACTGAAAATTACATCAATATTCCCTGCCGTCCTTTGCCTATTGTCCCCCATCAATTTGGTAATCTAGCCAAGTTACTACGGGAGTATCGGCAACAAAACTGTCAAATTACTATCATCTCTGCCCAACCTTCCCGCGCGGTTTCTCTGTTACAGGAGCACGATTGTCCTGCTCAATTTGTCCCCAATCCCAAGGACTACAATACGATCGAGAAACTGCATCAGAGTCGCACTCCCGTGGGCATCAAATATGCAGGTACAGCGGAAATTCAGGGTTTTCACTGTCCCCTATTTCGGTTAGTGATTGTCACCGATCGGGAATTTTTTGGACAGCATACTTTAGGAACAGTTTCCTATGTACGCAAACGCCGCAGGGCAGTTTCCCAGCAGGTTGACCTGAACAAATTGGCCCCAGGGGATTATGTTGTCCATCGACAGCATGGAATTGGCAAATTCTTAAAGCTGGAAAAACTGACTATCAACAAAGAAACACGGGAGTACATTGTCATTCAATACGAAGATGGACTATTAAGAGTAGCAGCAGATCAAGTAGCTTGTCTATCCCGCTATCGCGGCTTAAAGGATGAACCACCGCCAATCAACAAACTAGGGAGCAAAGCCTGGGCGAATGCAACAGCGAAAGCTAAGAAAGCCATCCGTAAACTTGCCTTTGACTTGCTAGAGCTCTATGCGAAACGCTCGGAACAGAAGGGATTTGCCTTTCCCCCCGATTCCCCTTGGCAGCAGGAAATGGAGGACTCTTTCCCCTATCAACCCACTCCCGATCAACTGAAAGCTACCCAGGATGTCAAAAAAGACATGGAAAGTGAACGACCGATGGACCGACTGATCTGTGGGGATGTCGGATTTGGCAAGACAGAGGTAGCAGTGCGTGCCATCTTCAAAGCCGTAGTAGCAGGTAAGCAAGTGGCAATGCTTGTCCCCACCACGATCCTAGCCCAACAACACTATCACACCTTGAAAGAGAGATTTGCTCCCTATCCCATCAATGTAGCTCTGTTAAACCGCTTTCGCTCTGCTAGTGAAAGGAAAGAGATTATTGCCAAACTTAAAACAGGGGAGATAGACATTGTCGTTGGCACCCACCAGTTACTATCCAAGGAAGTCAGCTACAAGAATCTTGGTCTGTTAGTGATAGATGAAGAGCAACGCTTTGGTGTGGCCCAAAAAGAGAAAATTAAAACTCTCAAAACTGAAGTAGATGTCCTCACTTTATCAGCCACTCCTATTCCTCGCACTCTTTACATGGCACTCTCAGGCGTAAGAGAGATGAGTCTAATTCTCACACCACCCCCCAACCGTCGTTCCATCAAAACTCACCTTTTGCGCTATGACCCCGATGTCATCCGTTCCGCTATTAGACAGGAACTCGATCGGGGCGGGCAAGTCTTTTATGTTGTTCCCCGCGTAGAGGGCATAGAAGAAGTATCAGCCAAAATTAGAGAGATGATTCCAGGCGTGAGAATCGCCATTGCCCATGGTCAAATGCCAGAGGCAGAGTTAGAATTGACTATGTTGACTTTCAACAGTGGCGAAGCCGATGTCTTAGTTTGTACAACCATTGTAGAATCAGGGTTAGACATCCCCAGAGTTAACACGATTATTATTGAAGATGCCCATAGATTTGGTCTAGCACAACTCTATCAACTGCGGGGACGTGTCGGCAGAGCAGGTGTACAAGCCCATGCCTGGTTGCTCTATCCCGCCCAAGGAGAACTGACACCAGCAGCCCAGGAAAGACTGCGTGCAATTCAAGAATTTACCCAACTGGGGTCGGGTTACCAACTGGCACTTAGGGATATGGAAATTAGAGGTGCAGGTAATCTTTTAGGTGCCGAACAATCAGGTCAGATGGACACGATCGGCTTTGACCTCTACATGACTCTTTTACAAGAGGCAATCGCGGAAATTCGCGGCTCCAAAATCACAGCAGTAGATGACACGCAGATCGATTTACCTATCACCGCCTTCATTCCCAACGAGTACATACCCGACAATGAACAGAAACTGAGTGCCTATCGGGCGATCGCTGCTGCTAATTCCCGTAAAGAACTACAACAGATTGCCCTAGAATGGCAAGACCGCTACGGCAAAATTCCCAATCCAGTGGAGCAGCTGTTCAAAGTCATGGAGTTAAAACAGATTACCAAAAAGCTGGGTTTTTACCGCATCAAACTGGAAAACAAACAAAACGTTATCCTAGAGACAAAGATGGAAGAACCAGCCTGGAGAACTATTTGGGAACAGATACCCGCACACTTGCAAAGTCGGTTTGTCTTTCAACCTGGCAAAGTGATTGTGCGGGGTTTAGGCGTTTTACCAGTGGACAAACAGATTCAAAATCTAATTGAGTGGTTAGAGGGTGTAGAAGTGTCCTAA
- a CDS encoding chemotaxis protein CheW, translating to MLTTPFTPQRLATRSDNENLLRLIVFAVADYWLALPINAVIKVIPCPSIISNNDQGLGMVNVGNTVVSVVDLHFRFTAKGLANPRFLILSFSQRREVFGIPTDQVPGMVEVSLEQILPLPTAYRQVDALGLCSHMAILAQEKVTVYLLDVGSFTIDVTKQLPNG from the coding sequence ATGCTGACTACTCCTTTTACGCCTCAACGCCTAGCCACCAGAAGTGACAATGAGAATCTCCTGCGTTTAATAGTATTTGCCGTAGCAGATTACTGGCTAGCTTTGCCTATTAATGCTGTGATCAAGGTCATCCCCTGCCCCTCTATTATTAGTAACAATGACCAGGGGCTTGGTATGGTCAATGTCGGTAATACTGTTGTCAGTGTGGTGGATTTGCACTTCCGCTTTACTGCCAAGGGCTTAGCTAATCCCCGGTTTCTTATTCTCTCATTCAGTCAGCGCCGTGAAGTGTTTGGTATTCCTACCGATCAAGTACCTGGTATGGTGGAGGTTTCCTTGGAACAAATATTACCTTTACCAACTGCCTACAGACAAGTAGATGCCCTTGGTTTATGTAGTCACATGGCAATTTTGGCGCAAGAAAAGGTGACAGTTTATCTCCTGGATGTTGGTAGCTTTACTATAGATGTTACCAAACAATTGCCAAATGGATGA